One region of Wyeomyia smithii strain HCP4-BCI-WySm-NY-G18 chromosome 3, ASM2978416v1, whole genome shotgun sequence genomic DNA includes:
- the LOC129731929 gene encoding S-adenosylmethionine sensor upstream of mTORC1-like → MTCLSMASEEQLALSSLIKSVHQQLRNSSIESSDPEQVWREHLQNHELLNQYAKAMQKLATRYWDKNMQITSKKANCRIDWVVNSCREYFMLGSNSLLYLFRDKEDQIMKIINESHDYKHSAYLISNIKLLDVGSCYNPFSAFPEFEVTAIDIAPAQETVELCDFLEVSLVDVKPVSSRPIEHLVRSYYDAVVFSLLLEYLPASEQRLKCCLKAYDVLKPEGILLIITPDSRHQGANAKLMKNWRFTLGLMGFTRIKLEKLEHVTCMVFRKAIFREVPERWCRIHKEGYMEPVLCIPQDYNNSSLSVSNVTDNIEQHRDNDETKIKDMFRGLPFVDDEIG, encoded by the exons ATGACTTGCCTGTCGATGGCTTCCGAGGAACAACTTGCCTTATCTAGTCTGATCAAATCGGTACATCAGCAGCTACGAAACTCGTCAATTGAAAGTTCCGATCCGGAACAGGTCTGGAGAGAGCACTTGCAAAACCATGAATTACTGAACCAGTATGCCAAAGCGATGCAAAAACTTGCGACCCGCTATTGGGATAAAAATATGCAAATCACCAGTAAGAAAGCCAACTGCCGAATCGATTGGGTTGTTAATTCTTGCCGGGAATATTTCATGCTTGGTTCCAATAGTTTGCTATATTTGTTTCGAGATAAAGAAGATCAG ATAATGAAAATAATCAACGAAAGTCACGATTACAAACATTCTGCTTACTTGATATCAAATATCAAACTTCTGGATGTCGGAAGCTGTTACAATCCCTTTTCTGCTTTTCCCGAGTTTGAGGTAACGGCAATCGACATTGCGCCAGCTCAAGAGACAGTAGAATTGTGTGATTTTTTGGAAGTTTCTCTTGTGGATGTCAAACCAGTCAGTTCTCGGCCTATTGAACATCTTGTTCGATCATACTATGATGCTGTTGTGTTTAGCCTTCTACTAGAGTATCTTCCCGCATCCGAACAACGATTGAAGTGTTGTCTAAAAGCCTATGATGTACTAAAGCCAGAAGGGATTCTTTTGATTATAACTCCTGACTCCCGGCATCAAGGCGCTAACGCTAAACTTATGAAGAACTGGCGTTTTACATTAGGTCTAATGGGCTTTACCAGGATAAAACTTGAGAAATTAGAACATGTAACCTGTATGGTGTTCAGGAAGGCTATCTTCAGGGAGGTGCCAGAAAGGTGGTGTAGGATTCATAAAGAAGGATACATGGAACCAGTGCTGTGCATACCTCAGGATTACAACAATAGTTCTTTGTCGGTTTCTAATGTAACCGATAATATCGAACAGCATCGAGACAACGATGAAACGAAAATAAAGGACATGTTTCGTGGATTACCTTTTGTTGATGACGAGATTGGTTAA